ATGGCGCACTCGATGTAGGAGGCGGCCTGCGCGGAGGCGCCCTCGCTCATCGTGTGCTCCTGGTAGTCCAGCAGCCGTACGTCGATGCCGACGCCCTGCAGCGCGTGGAAGAACGCCGAGATCGGGCCGTTGCCGGTGCCGACCAGGGTGGTCTCCACGCCGTCGACCGCGGCCTCGACGGTGAGGGTGTCCACGCCGTCGCGGTCGGTCGTGGTCTGGCCGTTGGCCACCTGGATGCGGCCCCAGGGGTTGTCCGGGTTGGGCAGGTACTCGTCCTGGAAGACGTCCCAGATCGCCGTGGGCGTGATCTCGCCGCCCTCGGCGTCCGTCTTGGCCTGGATGATCTTCGAGAACTCGATCTGCATCCGGCGGGGCAGGTCCAGGCTGTGGTCGTTCTTCAGCACGTAGGCGATGCCGCCCTTGCCGGACTGCGAGTTGACGCGGATGACCGCCTCGTAGGAGCGGCCGACGTCCTTCGGGTCGATGGGCAGGTACGGGACGGCCCACTCGATGTCGTCGACGGTGACGCCCTTCGCGGCCGCGTCGGCCTCCATGGCGTCGAAGCCCTTCTTGATGGCGTCCTGGTGGGAGCCGGAGAAGGACGTGTAGACCAGGTCGCCCGCGTAGGGGTGGCGCGGGTGGACCTCCATCTGGTTGCAGTACTCCCACGTGCGACGGATCTCGTCGATGTCGGAGAAGTCGATCTGCGGGTCGACGCCCTGGGAGAACAGGTTCATGCCCAGGGTGACCAGGTCGACGTTGCCGGTGCGCTCGCCCTGTCCGAACAGGCAGCCCTCGATGCGGTCGGCGCCGGCCATCAGCGCCAGTTCGGCCGCCGCCACCGCCGTACCGCGGTCGTTGTGCGGGTGGACGGACAGCACCACGTGCTCGCGGCGGGACAGGTTGC
The Streptomyces sp. NBC_01723 genome window above contains:
- the leuA gene encoding 2-isopropylmalate synthase; its protein translation is MANRQQPSPMPTAKYRGYEQVDIADRTWPDRRVTTAPRWLSTDLRDGNQALIDPMSPARKRAMFDLLVKMGYKEIEVGFPASGQTDFDFVRSIVEDPDAIPDDVTISVLTQAREDLIERTVESLKGAKRATVHLYNATAPVFRRVVFRGSRDDIKQIAVDGTRLVMEYAEKLLGPETEFGYQYSPEIFTDTELDFALEVCEAVMDTYQPGPGREIILNLPATVERSTPSTHADRFEWMGRNLSRREHVVLSVHPHNDRGTAVAAAELALMAGADRIEGCLFGQGERTGNVDLVTLGMNLFSQGVDPQIDFSDIDEIRRTWEYCNQMEVHPRHPYAGDLVYTSFSGSHQDAIKKGFDAMEADAAAKGVTVDDIEWAVPYLPIDPKDVGRSYEAVIRVNSQSGKGGIAYVLKNDHSLDLPRRMQIEFSKIIQAKTDAEGGEITPTAIWDVFQDEYLPNPDNPWGRIQVANGQTTTDRDGVDTLTVEAAVDGVETTLVGTGNGPISAFFHALQGVGIDVRLLDYQEHTMSEGASAQAASYIECAIGDKVLWGIGIDANTTRASLKAVVSAVNRATR